GGGCTCCACATCACGACCGGGGTGGTCGAAGACCTCGTGCGCGACGCGCTCCGGGCCGCGCCCGACATCGTGGGCGTCCACGCCTCGACCCACCGGCGCCGGGGTGAGCGGGTGCTCCTGCTGCGCCTCCAGCTGCGTCCGCGAGCCGATGTCGTGCAGGCGGCTGCGGATGTCCGCGCCGCACTCGCGGACCTCGATCGGGCCATGGGCGAGGCCCTTCCCGTCGTCGCGCACCTCACGACGGGCGTGCGCACCGTGCTCGCCCACGACCGCAGGGTCGACTGACCCCCTCCGACCTCCCACCCCGCCGGGTGGGATCAACCAGAGAACGACAACGAAAGGAGCGCCTCATGGGCCTCGCAGACGACATCAAGAACACCGCCGAGAACCTCGCCGGCAAGGCGAAGGAAGCGGTCGGCAACCTGACCGACAACGACAAGCTCGTTGCCGAGGGCAAGGCCGACCAGGTGAAGGCGCACGCCAAGGGTGCCGCCGCCGACGTCAAGGACGCGGCGAAGGACGCCAAGGACGCCCTCGACGGCAAGTGATCCGTCCGGACGCGGCGCATCCCCCTGGGGGTGCGCCGCGTTCGCGCGTCCCCGCGTTCGTGCGTCCGGGGGCGGGCTCGAGCCCTCGGATCAGGTGAGGAGCTGGTGGGCGGCCAGGTCGCGGTAGAGCGGGACGGATGCCACGAGCTCCGCGTGCGTACCCTGTCCGACGACGCTGCCGCCGTCGAGGACGACGATGAGATCGCTGTCGACGACCGTGGACAGGCGGTGAGCGATGACGACGAGCGTGCGGCCCGTGGCCACGGCATCGATCGCCTCTCGCATCCGCTGCTCGTTCAGTCCGTCCAGCGACGAGGTGGATTCGTCCAGGAGCAAGATCGGGGGAGCGGCCAGCAGTGCGCGGGCGATCGCGAGACGCTGGCGCTCGCCGCCGGAGAGCATGACGCCCGCCTCCCCGACGGGTGCGTCGAGACCCAGCGGGTCGCGTTCGAGCACCCCGCCAAGATTGACGGCGCGCAGCACTGCCTCGCACTCGGCGTCGGTCGCCGACGGTGCGCCCAGGCGCAGGTTGTCGGCGATCGTTCCCGCGAGGGTCGGCGCATCCTGTTCGACGTATCCGAGCTGTGCGCGCAGACGGTCGCGGTCGATGCCGCGGACGTCCACGCCGTCGAGCAGGATCGCTCCGGCGGTCGGGTCGTAGAACCGCTCGATGAGCGCGAGGGTCGTGGACTTCCCCGCGCCCGAGGGGCCGACGAGTGCGACGCGCGAACCGCGCGGGACGGCGAACGACACACCCCGCAGCACCTCGCCGTCGCCTGCGGGCGCCACCTCCACCGACGCCGGGTCGACGCGGGCGTCGGAGAGCGCGGCGCGGGCGGCCGTCTCGGCCGACCGGCGCGCCGCCACGACTGCCGCCGGGTAGGCGAAGTGCACCTCGCGGAACTCGATCGCGGGGACGGCATCCACCCCCGTCGCGGTACCGACGAGGCCCGTGTCGACGGAGATGGCGCGCGCGACGCGCTCGTCGCCGTCGGTCTCCAGCGGCAGATCGAGCACTTCCTGGATGCGACCGAGTGCGCCGAGCGCCTGATTGACCGACGTGATCGCCCCGAAGAGGGTGCCCAGGGGTCCGATGAGAAGGAAGAGGAACATCACGAACGTGACGAGCTGGGCGATCGTGATCGACCCGTCGGCCACCCGGAAGCCGCCGAACCCCAGGACGACGAGGAGCGAGGCCTGCAGCGCGATGCCGGCGACGGGCACGACGAGCGCCGACACCTTCGCGATGCGCACGCCCACGCCGTAGACCTCGGTGGCGCGGGCCGTGACCTCGTCGGCCTCGCGGCTCGTCGCGCCGGCGGCGCGGATGGTGCGGATCGATCCGACCGCCCGCTCCACGCCCGAGGCCAGCTCGCCCACCTTCTCCTGCTGCTGCCGCGTGGCGGTGCGGATGCGGCCGCTCAGCACGACGACCGCGGTGATCGCGGCACCGAGCACCGCGACGATGGCCACCAGGAGGATCGGGTCGATGAACGCCATCGCCACGATCGCGCCGAGGAAGATGAGCGCGTTGCCTACGGCATCCGCGAGTCCTTGCGTCAGGACCGCGTACAGGAGGGTCGTGTCGGTGCCCACCCGGGAGACGAGGTCGCCCGTGCGGCGGGCATCGAACTCTGCGATCGGGAGCCGCAGGATGCGGGCGATCAACTGGCGGCGGCTCGAGTAGACGACGGCGGTGCCGGTGCGCTGCAGCAGGTAGTGCTGGTAGCCCGCGACGAGGGAGGCGACCACGACGAGTCCCACGATGACCCAGACCAGGATGCCGAGGGCCTCCCCGGATTGCACCCGCTCGATCACCTGTCCCACCAGGAGGGGCTGGGCGAGGGTCACCACCGCGCCCACGATGCTGAGCAGGCCGACGAAGACGAGCACGCGGGTGTGCTCGAGCAGGAAGGGGAGGAGTTGGCGGAGGCTAGCCCGGGGGCCGTCGTCCTTCGACGGGCGGCGGAGGCCGCGCGCGGGTGTTGACATGGAGGTGCGTCCTCGGAGGGAGTTTCGGGTGTGCCGGGGCGACGCTGCCCTGCTCCCATCTTCCTCCTTGTTCCTGTGGGTGGGCACCGGGCCCCTGCGCGGAGGGTGTCGGAGCTGCGGGATAGTGTGGTCCGGTGCCAGAAGCAGTCATCTCCGCGCAGAACCTCGTGAAGTCCTACAAGGTGAAGGGCAAGCCCGATTTCGTCGCCGTCGACGGTCTCAGCTTCGAGGTCGCCCCGGGCGAATCGTTCGGACTCCTCGGCCCCAACGGTGCGGGCAAGTCGACGACGATGAAGATGATCGGCGCCGTGTCGACCCGCACGGCGGGCGAACTCGAGATCCTCGGACTCGACCCCGACCGGTATGGTCCTGAGATCCGGTCGCGTCTGGGGGTCGTCCCGCAGCAGGACAACCTCGACGGCGAACTCAACGCGCGCGAGAACCTCTACATCTACGGACGCTACTTCGGGCTTCCGGGCAAGGTCTGCCACGAGAAGGCCGACGAGCTGCTCGCCTTCGCGCAGCTCGAGGACAAGGCCAAGAACAAGGTCGACCAGCTCTCGGGTGGCATGAAGCGTCGACTGACGATCGCCCGGGGGCTCATCAACGACCCGCGCATCCTCCTGCTGGACGAGCCGACGACCGGACTCGACCCCCAGGCCCGCCACGTGCTGTGGGATCGCCTCTTCCGCTTGAAGGAACGGGGCACGACCCTCGTGCTCACGACGCACTACATGGACGAGGCCGAGCAGCTGTGCGACCGGCTGATCGTCGTGGACAAGGGGCGCATCATGGCCGAGGGCACACCGGCATCCCTCATCCGCGAGCACTCCAGCAGGGAGGTGCTCGAGGTGCGCTTCGGCTCCGACCGCAACGAGCAGGTCGCGACGCAGCTGCAGGGCATCGGCGACCGCGTCGAAGTGCTGCCCGACCGCATCCTCATCTACGCGCACGACGGTGAGGCCGCCCTGGAGCGCGTCACGACCGCCGGGCTCCACCCGATCACGAGTCTCGTGCGTCGCTCGAGCCTGGAAGACGTCT
This genomic window from Candidatus Microbacterium phytovorans contains:
- a CDS encoding CsbD family protein, with the translated sequence MGLADDIKNTAENLAGKAKEAVGNLTDNDKLVAEGKADQVKAHAKGAAADVKDAAKDAKDALDGK
- a CDS encoding ATP-binding cassette domain-containing protein, encoding MPEAVISAQNLVKSYKVKGKPDFVAVDGLSFEVAPGESFGLLGPNGAGKSTTMKMIGAVSTRTAGELEILGLDPDRYGPEIRSRLGVVPQQDNLDGELNARENLYIYGRYFGLPGKVCHEKADELLAFAQLEDKAKNKVDQLSGGMKRRLTIARGLINDPRILLLDEPTTGLDPQARHVLWDRLFRLKERGTTLVLTTHYMDEAEQLCDRLIVVDKGRIMAEGTPASLIREHSSREVLEVRFGSDRNEQVATQLQGIGDRVEVLPDRILIYAHDGEAALERVTTAGLHPITSLVRRSSLEDVFLRLTGRSLIE
- a CDS encoding ABC transporter ATP-binding protein, translating into MSTPARGLRRPSKDDGPRASLRQLLPFLLEHTRVLVFVGLLSIVGAVVTLAQPLLVGQVIERVQSGEALGILVWVIVGLVVVASLVAGYQHYLLQRTGTAVVYSSRRQLIARILRLPIAEFDARRTGDLVSRVGTDTTLLYAVLTQGLADAVGNALIFLGAIVAMAFIDPILLVAIVAVLGAAITAVVVLSGRIRTATRQQQEKVGELASGVERAVGSIRTIRAAGATSREADEVTARATEVYGVGVRIAKVSALVVPVAGIALQASLLVVLGFGGFRVADGSITIAQLVTFVMFLFLLIGPLGTLFGAITSVNQALGALGRIQEVLDLPLETDGDERVARAISVDTGLVGTATGVDAVPAIEFREVHFAYPAAVVAARRSAETAARAALSDARVDPASVEVAPAGDGEVLRGVSFAVPRGSRVALVGPSGAGKSTTLALIERFYDPTAGAILLDGVDVRGIDRDRLRAQLGYVEQDAPTLAGTIADNLRLGAPSATDAECEAVLRAVNLGGVLERDPLGLDAPVGEAGVMLSGGERQRLAIARALLAAPPILLLDESTSSLDGLNEQRMREAIDAVATGRTLVVIAHRLSTVVDSDLIVVLDGGSVVGQGTHAELVASVPLYRDLAAHQLLT